One Triticum dicoccoides isolate Atlit2015 ecotype Zavitan chromosome 4B, WEW_v2.0, whole genome shotgun sequence genomic window carries:
- the LOC119293305 gene encoding 7-methyl-GTP pyrophosphatase-like isoform X4: MASSSNNSPSFKIILGSSSPARRAILSNMGYQFTTKSADIDERAIRREKPEELVKAIAEAKADAIKLNLVEGCGDGDFRDRPTLLITSDQVMVSKGAIRERPRSTEEATEFIRGYSGDRAFAVNYVLVTNLSTGGTKGGWDIPEICFHHIPHEFIEEIVKERDMTCVAGGLKLTHPSVLPFIKELVGTADSVRGLPRELTEKLIRESLEANS; this comes from the exons ATGGCTTCCAGCTCCAACAACTCCCCATCATTCAAG ATCATACTCGGGTCGTCGTCTCCGGCACGCCGCGCGATCTTGTCGAATATGGGATACCAGTTCACCACCAAG AGCGCTGACATCGACGAGAGGGCCATCAGGAGGGAGAAGCCGGAGGAGCTGGTCAAGGCCATAGCCGAAGCCAAG GCCGACGCCATTAAACTGAATCTTGTTGAGGGCTGCGGTGATGGGGACTTCAGAGATCGGCCTACCCTTCTGATCACTTCAGACCAG GTCATGGTGAGCAAGGGGGCGATCAGGGAGAGGCCGAGGAGCACGGAAGAAGCCACAGAATTCATCAGGG GGTACTCGGGTGATCGAGCGTTTGCGGTGAACTATGTTCTGGTGACCAACCTGAGCACCGGAGGCACAAAGGGGGGCTGGGATATACCCGAG ATCTGTTTCCACCACATACCGCACGAGTTCATCGAGGAAATC GTGAAGGAGCGAGACATGACCTGCGTGGCCGGGGGGCTCAAGCTGACGCATCCATCGGTGCTGCCCTTCATCAAGGAACTA GTCGGTACGGCGGACAGTGTCCGAGGGCTTCCGAGGGAGCTCACGGAGAAGCTTATTCGAGAATCGCTGGAAGCGAATTCCTAG
- the LOC119293305 gene encoding 7-methyl-GTP pyrophosphatase-like isoform X2 — MASSSNNSPSFKIILGSSSPARRAILSNMGYQFTTKSADIDERAIRREKPEELVKAIAEAKADAIKLNLVEGCGDGDFRDRPTLLITSDQGAIRERPRSTEEATEFIRGYSGDRAFAVNYVLVTNLSTGGTKGGWDIPEICFHHIPHEFIEEIVKERDMTCVAGGLKLTHPSVLPFIKELVSRFTYIQPTAPALKTVDRLQANQLNRSDSVCHFDVYVPLFAQVGTADSVRGLPRELTEKLIRESLEANS, encoded by the exons ATGGCTTCCAGCTCCAACAACTCCCCATCATTCAAG ATCATACTCGGGTCGTCGTCTCCGGCACGCCGCGCGATCTTGTCGAATATGGGATACCAGTTCACCACCAAG AGCGCTGACATCGACGAGAGGGCCATCAGGAGGGAGAAGCCGGAGGAGCTGGTCAAGGCCATAGCCGAAGCCAAG GCCGACGCCATTAAACTGAATCTTGTTGAGGGCTGCGGTGATGGGGACTTCAGAGATCGGCCTACCCTTCTGATCACTTCAGACCAG GGGGCGATCAGGGAGAGGCCGAGGAGCACGGAAGAAGCCACAGAATTCATCAGGG GGTACTCGGGTGATCGAGCGTTTGCGGTGAACTATGTTCTGGTGACCAACCTGAGCACCGGAGGCACAAAGGGGGGCTGGGATATACCCGAG ATCTGTTTCCACCACATACCGCACGAGTTCATCGAGGAAATC GTGAAGGAGCGAGACATGACCTGCGTGGCCGGGGGGCTCAAGCTGACGCATCCATCGGTGCTGCCCTTCATCAAGGAACTAGTGAGCAGATTCACCTATATTCAGCCTACAGCTCCTGCTTTGAAAACAGTGGACAGACTGCAAGCAAATCAATTAAACCGTTCTGATTCCGTTTGCCATTTTGATGTGTACGTCCCCTTGTTTGCGCAGGTCGGTACGGCGGACAGTGTCCGAGGGCTTCCGAGGGAGCTCACGGAGAAGCTTATTCGAGAATCGCTGGAAGCGAATTCCTAG
- the LOC119293305 gene encoding 7-methyl-GTP pyrophosphatase-like isoform X1, whose product MASSSNNSPSFKIILGSSSPARRAILSNMGYQFTTKSADIDERAIRREKPEELVKAIAEAKADAIKLNLVEGCGDGDFRDRPTLLITSDQVMVSKGAIRERPRSTEEATEFIRGYSGDRAFAVNYVLVTNLSTGGTKGGWDIPEICFHHIPHEFIEEIVKERDMTCVAGGLKLTHPSVLPFIKELVSRFTYIQPTAPALKTVDRLQANQLNRSDSVCHFDVYVPLFAQVGTADSVRGLPRELTEKLIRESLEANS is encoded by the exons ATGGCTTCCAGCTCCAACAACTCCCCATCATTCAAG ATCATACTCGGGTCGTCGTCTCCGGCACGCCGCGCGATCTTGTCGAATATGGGATACCAGTTCACCACCAAG AGCGCTGACATCGACGAGAGGGCCATCAGGAGGGAGAAGCCGGAGGAGCTGGTCAAGGCCATAGCCGAAGCCAAG GCCGACGCCATTAAACTGAATCTTGTTGAGGGCTGCGGTGATGGGGACTTCAGAGATCGGCCTACCCTTCTGATCACTTCAGACCAG GTCATGGTGAGCAAGGGGGCGATCAGGGAGAGGCCGAGGAGCACGGAAGAAGCCACAGAATTCATCAGGG GGTACTCGGGTGATCGAGCGTTTGCGGTGAACTATGTTCTGGTGACCAACCTGAGCACCGGAGGCACAAAGGGGGGCTGGGATATACCCGAG ATCTGTTTCCACCACATACCGCACGAGTTCATCGAGGAAATC GTGAAGGAGCGAGACATGACCTGCGTGGCCGGGGGGCTCAAGCTGACGCATCCATCGGTGCTGCCCTTCATCAAGGAACTAGTGAGCAGATTCACCTATATTCAGCCTACAGCTCCTGCTTTGAAAACAGTGGACAGACTGCAAGCAAATCAATTAAACCGTTCTGATTCCGTTTGCCATTTTGATGTGTACGTCCCCTTGTTTGCGCAGGTCGGTACGGCGGACAGTGTCCGAGGGCTTCCGAGGGAGCTCACGGAGAAGCTTATTCGAGAATCGCTGGAAGCGAATTCCTAG
- the LOC119293305 gene encoding 7-methyl-GTP pyrophosphatase-like isoform X3 yields MGYQFTTKSADIDERAIRREKPEELVKAIAEAKADAIKLNLVEGCGDGDFRDRPTLLITSDQVMVSKGAIRERPRSTEEATEFIRGYSGDRAFAVNYVLVTNLSTGGTKGGWDIPEICFHHIPHEFIEEIVKERDMTCVAGGLKLTHPSVLPFIKELVSRFTYIQPTAPALKTVDRLQANQLNRSDSVCHFDVYVPLFAQVGTADSVRGLPRELTEKLIRESLEANS; encoded by the exons ATGGGATACCAGTTCACCACCAAG AGCGCTGACATCGACGAGAGGGCCATCAGGAGGGAGAAGCCGGAGGAGCTGGTCAAGGCCATAGCCGAAGCCAAG GCCGACGCCATTAAACTGAATCTTGTTGAGGGCTGCGGTGATGGGGACTTCAGAGATCGGCCTACCCTTCTGATCACTTCAGACCAG GTCATGGTGAGCAAGGGGGCGATCAGGGAGAGGCCGAGGAGCACGGAAGAAGCCACAGAATTCATCAGGG GGTACTCGGGTGATCGAGCGTTTGCGGTGAACTATGTTCTGGTGACCAACCTGAGCACCGGAGGCACAAAGGGGGGCTGGGATATACCCGAG ATCTGTTTCCACCACATACCGCACGAGTTCATCGAGGAAATC GTGAAGGAGCGAGACATGACCTGCGTGGCCGGGGGGCTCAAGCTGACGCATCCATCGGTGCTGCCCTTCATCAAGGAACTAGTGAGCAGATTCACCTATATTCAGCCTACAGCTCCTGCTTTGAAAACAGTGGACAGACTGCAAGCAAATCAATTAAACCGTTCTGATTCCGTTTGCCATTTTGATGTGTACGTCCCCTTGTTTGCGCAGGTCGGTACGGCGGACAGTGTCCGAGGGCTTCCGAGGGAGCTCACGGAGAAGCTTATTCGAGAATCGCTGGAAGCGAATTCCTAG